One Oxobacter pfennigii DNA window includes the following coding sequences:
- the fliM gene encoding flagellar motor switch protein FliM, with product MSEILSQSEIDALLSAISTGELLPEQDNDANKDKQQIKKYDFKSPKKFSKEHIRTLEMVYDNYARILAGYLSAQVRTSVEMKVAIVEQITYEEFIKSVSSPTILTIYKMPPMVGSLPFETNPQFVFQIIDILFGGQGNTVFKSREFTEIEKNVIRSLNEKLIENLKLAWEGVMSVEPEVLEIETNPALNQTMAPNEPVAIITLSVKINNIQSYMNLCIPYLAIEKIMDKLIVRYKFNMDENVDKEAVRHQIEKKMQNVPLNLITVLGKTQIPVKSFLDLQVGDVIQLERTVGSCIDTFVENRMHYKVLPGTFNKRKAVQVVEIIDKDVEEYE from the coding sequence ATGAGTGAAATTCTGTCTCAAAGTGAAATAGATGCGCTGCTGTCTGCCATTTCAACGGGTGAATTGTTACCCGAGCAAGACAACGACGCAAATAAAGACAAGCAGCAGATAAAAAAATATGATTTCAAATCACCAAAAAAGTTCTCAAAGGAGCATATAAGGACTCTGGAGATGGTATACGATAACTATGCCAGGATACTGGCAGGTTATTTATCAGCTCAGGTCAGGACCAGTGTGGAGATGAAGGTGGCAATAGTTGAACAGATAACTTACGAGGAATTTATAAAATCCGTAAGCTCCCCTACCATACTTACCATATACAAAATGCCTCCTATGGTAGGATCACTGCCCTTTGAAACAAATCCCCAGTTTGTATTTCAGATAATCGATATACTTTTCGGAGGCCAGGGAAATACCGTATTTAAAAGCAGGGAGTTCACGGAAATTGAGAAAAATGTAATCCGGAGCCTGAATGAAAAGCTTATTGAAAACCTTAAGCTGGCATGGGAAGGGGTAATGAGTGTTGAACCTGAGGTTCTGGAGATAGAAACCAATCCCGCTTTGAACCAAACCATGGCACCTAACGAACCTGTTGCCATAATAACTTTAAGCGTTAAGATTAACAATATACAATCCTATATGAATCTATGTATACCTTATTTAGCAATAGAAAAGATTATGGATAAGCTGATAGTCAGATATAAATTTAATATGGATGAAAATGTTGATAAAGAAGCTGTCAGGCATCAAATTGAAAAAAAGATGCAGAACGTACCATTAAACCTGATAACGGTTCTTGGGAAAACTCAAATTCCCGTAAAAAGCTTCCTGGATCTCCAGGTGGGAGATGTAATACAATTGGAAAGGACCGTAGGCAGCTGTATAGACACCTTTGTAGAAAACAGGATGCATTATAAGGTGCTGCCCGGCACATTTAACAAACGTAAGGCAGTTCAGGTTGTGGAAATAATTGATAAGGATGTGGAAGAGTATGAGTAA
- the fliD gene encoding flagellar filament capping protein FliD translates to MSFTTKASDMIRLTGLATGLDVDSLVQQMMKAENIKMDKLKQQQQLTLWKQEAYRSIMDDINELKSTYFDVLKSDTYALSSTGYSLLKITSDSPNVATATGGAGAQAGTYSLTNIVVATKASYKSDKLINVREADNSFASLKIEAGVNDSITIKLNDKTYDIKLEAGEYGTFDGTGTESTDLLKQIQYQMQQKGISDTEITVSSDGSRINFVAASGNDLEVTGNTVTGNSMIFNTAINSSNNKLTITIGSDSYIVTIDPGTYSSNELFTAINNAMVAAESSGGGTEDISSKIQAGLSPDGTRIQLYDSSNSGSPSYINVSGAALYAMGYSSMSIDVDMGTSTKMSSLVTGEVSFEINGKEISYDFSGADKDRSVADIMRDISSTAEVDVKYNELTKKFEMYSLTTGASQKFDPSTTIDTEGSFLSSLFGTATIVNGTNAEVTIKEPGGNEVSVIRSSNNFTINGITYSLLSGTTSNKSSATLTMTTDVDGAYNKIKSFIDKYNEVIENIQTKLNEKKDSEYTPLTDEQKSAMTEEQIEKWEAKAKEGLLRNDSSLENMLYNLRSAFYDTVKGAGVYLTDLGISTSSNYSEGGKIIITESKLKSALETKGVQVINFFAQNSNISYDPDHRTDKDRYSQVGIFQRVNDILKDYTRTTRSSSGQKGILVEIAGMKGDGSELSNDLYDQLVGQNRKITELSKKLYAKETSYYNKFSKLEAAMQKLNSQSNWLYSMLGGN, encoded by the coding sequence ATGAGTTTTACAACAAAAGCCAGCGATATGATAAGGCTTACGGGATTGGCCACGGGCCTTGATGTGGACAGCCTTGTACAGCAGATGATGAAAGCTGAAAATATAAAGATGGACAAACTAAAGCAGCAACAGCAACTGACGCTGTGGAAGCAGGAAGCATACCGCAGCATAATGGATGACATCAATGAATTAAAGAGCACCTATTTTGACGTACTAAAATCCGACACCTACGCCCTGTCATCAACCGGCTATTCGCTTCTTAAAATAACTTCCGATTCGCCCAACGTGGCAACAGCTACAGGCGGCGCCGGCGCCCAGGCGGGCACCTATTCCCTCACAAATATAGTAGTGGCCACAAAGGCCTCATACAAAAGCGATAAGCTTATAAACGTGAGAGAAGCGGACAATTCTTTTGCATCTCTTAAAATAGAAGCGGGTGTCAATGATTCCATAACCATTAAATTAAACGACAAAACATATGATATAAAGCTGGAGGCAGGGGAATACGGCACCTTTGACGGTACGGGAACAGAGAGCACCGACTTATTAAAACAGATACAATACCAGATGCAGCAAAAAGGTATAAGCGATACCGAAATAACCGTAAGCTCCGACGGCTCAAGAATTAATTTCGTCGCAGCTAGTGGCAATGATCTGGAAGTTACGGGAAATACGGTTACCGGAAACAGTATGATTTTTAATACTGCAATAAACAGCAGCAATAATAAGCTTACCATAACTATCGGAAGTGACAGTTATATTGTGACAATAGATCCGGGAACATATTCCTCTAATGAACTTTTTACGGCAATTAATAATGCAATGGTGGCGGCAGAATCAAGTGGCGGAGGAACAGAAGATATTTCAAGTAAAATTCAGGCAGGGTTGTCACCGGATGGCACCAGAATTCAACTTTATGATTCCAGCAATTCCGGCAGCCCCAGCTACATAAATGTAAGCGGTGCAGCTCTTTATGCCATGGGCTATTCAAGCATGAGTATCGACGTGGATATGGGCACCTCCACAAAGATGTCAAGCCTTGTAACTGGTGAGGTATCCTTTGAAATAAACGGCAAGGAAATATCTTATGACTTTAGCGGAGCCGATAAAGACCGCTCCGTTGCCGATATAATGAGGGACATATCATCAACTGCAGAGGTGGACGTAAAATACAACGAGCTGACCAAAAAGTTTGAAATGTATTCTTTGACCACCGGTGCGTCACAAAAATTTGACCCTTCAACTACCATAGATACGGAAGGCAGCTTTTTATCCAGCCTTTTTGGTACCGCCACAATAGTAAACGGCACCAACGCAGAAGTTACCATAAAGGAACCGGGAGGGAATGAGGTTTCGGTCATAAGATCCAGCAACAATTTTACCATTAACGGAATTACCTACAGTCTTCTTAGCGGAACTACCTCCAATAAGAGTTCGGCAACCCTTACTATGACTACAGATGTGGACGGGGCTTACAATAAAATTAAATCCTTTATAGACAAGTATAATGAAGTAATAGAAAATATACAGACAAAGCTTAACGAAAAGAAGGATTCCGAGTATACGCCCTTAACCGACGAACAGAAATCGGCTATGACCGAAGAACAGATAGAGAAGTGGGAGGCGAAGGCAAAGGAAGGACTTCTTCGTAACGATTCCAGTCTTGAAAACATGCTGTATAATTTAAGAAGCGCATTTTACGATACCGTAAAAGGGGCGGGTGTTTATTTAACCGATCTGGGCATATCTACAAGCAGTAATTACAGCGAAGGCGGAAAGATAATTATAACCGAGAGCAAATTAAAAAGCGCCCTTGAAACTAAGGGAGTACAGGTAATAAATTTTTTTGCTCAAAACAGCAATATAAGCTATGACCCCGACCACAGAACCGACAAGGACAGGTACAGCCAGGTAGGAATATTCCAGCGTGTAAATGATATATTGAAGGATTATACCAGGACTACCAGAAGCTCCAGCGGGCAAAAGGGTATACTGGTGGAAATTGCCGGCATGAAAGGTGACGGCTCGGAGCTCAGCAATGATTTATATGACCAGCTTGTAGGACAAAACAGAAAGATAACGGAATTGAGCAAAAAACTATATGCGAAAGAAACAAGCTATTACAACAAGTTTTCAAAGCTTGAAGCTGCAATGCAGAAGTTAAACAGCCAGTCTAACTGGTTGTACTCCATGCTAGGAGGAAATTAA
- the fliY gene encoding flagellar motor switch phosphatase FliY — MSNDFLSQEEIDALLSGAAESAVPEEEDLDAADKDLLGEIGNICMGSASTTLSILINQAVSITTPKVSLTTLRKMKESFQVPNIAIEVKFSSGLGGANLLVLKVPDAAVIADLMMGGSGVYAGGELSEIHMSAVSEAMNQMIGSAATSMATMFSREVNITPPNAILWDDNAQKLSNTMSEDEKIIQVAFRLTVGNLIDSEIMQILPVETGRSIIEAMTATYKEDSKEPQSQPVVEQVVDTKVSTEEEVPVHKAQFMPFEAPKGQAMPKNIDLILDVPIEVSVILGRTRKTIKEILELNTGSLIELDKLVEEPVEILINGKKVAEGEVVVVNENFGIRITNIISNVERVKNLRN; from the coding sequence ATGAGTAATGATTTTTTATCCCAGGAAGAGATAGATGCATTGTTGAGCGGAGCGGCTGAAAGTGCTGTCCCTGAAGAAGAGGACCTGGACGCTGCCGATAAAGACTTACTTGGAGAAATAGGCAATATATGCATGGGTTCTGCTTCAACAACCCTTTCGATATTGATTAACCAGGCGGTAAGTATAACTACGCCCAAGGTTTCATTGACAACTCTTCGAAAAATGAAAGAATCCTTTCAGGTGCCTAACATTGCCATAGAAGTTAAATTCTCATCAGGCTTAGGCGGCGCGAACCTTTTGGTACTTAAAGTTCCCGATGCCGCAGTAATCGCTGACTTAATGATGGGAGGAAGCGGTGTATACGCAGGAGGAGAATTAAGCGAGATACACATGAGTGCGGTATCCGAGGCCATGAATCAGATGATAGGTTCGGCGGCCACTTCCATGGCAACCATGTTCAGCCGTGAAGTAAATATAACTCCTCCCAACGCAATATTATGGGATGATAATGCCCAGAAATTAAGCAATACCATGAGCGAAGATGAAAAGATAATCCAGGTAGCCTTCAGGCTGACTGTCGGTAATTTAATCGACAGTGAAATAATGCAGATACTGCCTGTAGAAACAGGAAGAAGCATAATAGAAGCTATGACGGCAACTTACAAAGAAGATTCTAAAGAGCCCCAGTCACAGCCTGTTGTGGAGCAGGTGGTGGATACAAAGGTGAGTACCGAGGAAGAGGTTCCGGTGCACAAAGCGCAGTTTATGCCCTTTGAAGCGCCAAAAGGACAGGCTATGCCTAAAAACATAGATCTCATATTGGATGTTCCTATTGAAGTTTCCGTAATACTGGGAAGGACAAGAAAAACAATAAAGGAAATACTGGAACTTAATACCGGCTCTCTTATAGAGCTTGACAAGCTGGTGGAAGAACCGGTGGAAATACTGATTAACGGTAAAAAGGTAGCCGAGGGTGAAGTTGTTGTAGTTAATGAAAACTTTGGTATAAGAATCACTAATATCATAAGCAACGTTGAGAGGGTTAAAAATCTTCGGAATTAA
- a CDS encoding response regulator produces MPGKVLIVDDAAFMRMMIKDILSNNGYEVIGEGNNGIKAIELYKKERPDVVTMDITMPDMDGITAVKEIRKIDPTAKIVMCSALGQQSMVMDAIQAGAKDFIVKPFQPDRVLEAIKKVLG; encoded by the coding sequence ATGCCAGGAAAAGTACTTATAGTTGATGACGCAGCATTTATGAGGATGATGATAAAAGATATACTTTCTAACAACGGTTATGAAGTAATAGGTGAAGGAAACAACGGCATAAAAGCTATAGAATTATATAAAAAGGAAAGGCCGGATGTAGTAACAATGGATATCACAATGCCTGACATGGATGGCATAACTGCCGTTAAAGAGATTAGGAAGATTGACCCTACTGCAAAAATAGTAATGTGCAGCGCGTTAGGCCAGCAGTCCATGGTTATGGATGCCATACAGGCAGGAGCCAAAGACTTTATAGTAAAGCCCTTTCAGCCTGACAGGGTATTAGAAGCAATAAAGAAGGTATTAGGATGA
- the flgK gene encoding flagellar hook-associated protein FlgK yields MSGLFGTLGLLKKTVNTKQAAITTTTHNIANADTEGYTRQRVDMATSRALDLYTMSGKHYLGTGVDIRGVSRIRDMYLDVQIRDENANLGKYEARDEFMTQIEAITMEPSTETDGISSTSELLTEMWNSWQDLVNNPHNLNSKTYVVESSLSLTNEMNHIYSQLTKLQTVSKTLASQKIDTFNSNLKQIDDLTKQIVRAELTGGSPNDLLDKRDLLLDELSKMMDITVTYGQYGKITISTGEQADNHNFVIYSEARFATLEYYEADDHLDWHYEEDTDGDGVKESLIHCMEHTQKGGTIAGYYAVGNEIDNYKDRLDAMARSIAASVNLIHNVGLDASGNYVYYQPGDPEYLPVFTNGSTDPADWVEDNITAGNITINQDLLTNAEKLRAGMQLGPSYGEPFTDTADTRRALALAQLRDVKLDIENILTNVPPGTVRDYINYELDGSGNLINFGNLVSSDTASNKVTVSGFYEDLILKIGSYAEESKNMTAGENELVSQLMARRDSISGVSTDEETVNLIQFQHSLNAAFNAISVVDKLLETVINLVR; encoded by the coding sequence ATGTCAGGATTATTCGGTACATTAGGATTGTTGAAAAAGACGGTTAATACAAAGCAGGCGGCCATAACTACGACTACACATAATATAGCAAATGCGGACACCGAAGGGTATACAAGGCAAAGAGTGGACATGGCCACATCAAGAGCTCTGGATCTTTACACCATGTCAGGTAAGCATTATTTAGGCACAGGTGTGGATATAAGAGGGGTATCAAGAATAAGGGACATGTATCTGGATGTTCAGATAAGGGACGAGAATGCCAATTTGGGGAAATATGAAGCCAGGGATGAGTTCATGACGCAGATTGAAGCCATAACCATGGAACCATCCACCGAAACCGACGGTATATCAAGTACTTCCGAGCTGCTGACTGAAATGTGGAATTCATGGCAGGACCTTGTCAACAATCCCCATAACCTGAATTCCAAGACTTACGTCGTTGAAAGCTCTCTTTCCCTTACAAACGAAATGAATCATATTTATAGCCAGTTGACAAAACTGCAGACAGTAAGCAAAACGTTAGCTTCACAGAAGATAGATACGTTCAATTCGAATTTAAAGCAGATTGACGATTTGACAAAGCAAATTGTGCGGGCCGAATTGACGGGAGGCTCTCCTAATGACCTTCTGGATAAAAGGGATTTGCTGTTGGATGAGTTGTCAAAAATGATGGACATAACCGTTACATATGGACAATATGGTAAAATCACCATATCTACCGGAGAACAGGCGGATAATCATAATTTTGTTATTTATAGTGAAGCAAGGTTTGCGACTTTGGAGTATTATGAGGCAGATGATCACCTTGACTGGCATTACGAAGAGGATACTGACGGTGACGGTGTTAAGGAATCGCTTATCCATTGCATGGAGCATACACAAAAAGGCGGCACCATAGCCGGGTATTATGCGGTGGGAAATGAAATCGATAATTATAAGGACAGACTGGATGCCATGGCAAGGTCAATAGCGGCGTCGGTGAACCTTATACATAACGTAGGCCTTGACGCTTCAGGAAATTATGTATATTACCAGCCGGGGGACCCGGAATACCTGCCGGTGTTTACCAACGGAAGCACTGACCCTGCAGATTGGGTGGAGGATAATATTACGGCGGGAAATATAACAATAAATCAGGATTTGCTTACTAATGCAGAAAAACTGAGGGCAGGCATGCAATTAGGACCAAGCTACGGCGAGCCCTTCACTGATACTGCGGATACCAGGAGAGCTCTGGCCTTGGCCCAGTTAAGGGATGTGAAGCTGGATATCGAAAATATACTCACTAATGTGCCCCCGGGTACGGTAAGGGACTATATAAATTATGAACTGGACGGGAGCGGAAACCTGATAAATTTCGGGAATCTTGTAAGCTCGGATACCGCAAGCAACAAAGTTACTGTAAGCGGATTCTATGAAGACCTTATATTGAAAATAGGATCTTATGCCGAAGAATCCAAAAATATGACAGCCGGCGAGAACGAGCTTGTAAGTCAGCTGATGGCAAGAAGGGATTCCATATCCGGAGTTTCCACCGATGAAGAAACGGTAAATTTAATTCAGTTCCAGCATTCGCTGAATGCGGCATTTAACGCTATATCCGTTGTGGATAAGCTTCTTGAAACCGTAATAAATCTGGTAAGATAG
- the fliW gene encoding flagellar assembly protein FliW, whose amino-acid sequence MVIDSKFFGQIEAADEDIIYFEEGLLGLEDVKKFILVDIEGESSFKCLQSADSQEIAFIVISPWEVEEGYQVDIDDEELITLQDNDLSDIFIYSIVTLSQDKMTANLIGPIILNTKTKRGKQIVLNNSKYTTKHIIKYFAKKE is encoded by the coding sequence ATGGTCATTGATTCTAAATTTTTCGGGCAAATTGAAGCTGCCGACGAAGATATCATATATTTTGAGGAAGGCCTCCTTGGCCTTGAGGATGTAAAAAAATTTATATTGGTTGATATCGAGGGAGAAAGCTCTTTTAAATGCCTGCAGTCGGCAGACAGTCAGGAAATTGCCTTTATAGTTATAAGCCCCTGGGAGGTAGAGGAAGGGTATCAGGTTGATATTGATGATGAAGAGCTTATAACCCTTCAGGATAATGACTTATCCGATATCTTTATCTATTCTATAGTTACTTTATCGCAGGATAAAATGACAGCTAATTTAATAGGGCCTATTATTTTAAATACAAAGACCAAAAGAGGCAAACAGATCGTTTTGAATAATTCAAAATATACTACAAAGCATATAATCAAATACTTTGCAAAGAAGGAATAA
- the flgM gene encoding flagellar biosynthesis anti-sigma factor FlgM, with amino-acid sequence MKITSNNRIEALKAYNSNKIKSGMEKSAGKRSDSIEISLAGHEIAKYISAAREIPDVRLEKVNEIKAKIQKGTYNVSAEDLALKMLNAMKEGM; translated from the coding sequence ATGAAGATTACGAGCAATAACAGAATTGAAGCCCTTAAAGCATATAACAGCAATAAAATTAAATCGGGCATGGAAAAAAGTGCAGGCAAAAGATCTGACAGCATAGAAATTTCTCTTGCAGGCCATGAGATTGCAAAATACATATCAGCAGCAAGGGAAATCCCAGATGTAAGGCTGGAGAAGGTAAATGAAATAAAGGCAAAAATACAAAAAGGAACATATAATGTATCTGCCGAAGACTTAGCTTTAAAGATGCTTAATGCCATGAAAGAAGGTATGTGA
- the flgL gene encoding flagellar hook-associated protein FlgL, giving the protein MRVTNSYKVRTYLKSLNQNMEYLSKLQEQQSSGQKLLRPSDDPFGVSRTLNISDSITRNKQYGENIDEAINWINTSDEALDKVSEYLKRIYSQINAAANGTNSETEMFAYKAEIQECIEGIGDMLNANYNGSYIFAGYKTTEKPIAVEKNSTGVTGKLLNTGDQNLLCKEISPGVTVSINTTAYDILLTANDLDEADPSYDPTTDTAESLSKTFEKLMEAMTDPAKKENLSSDSPEFSFLDKITAARDNIARLRAQIGAKQNRMDAASAKNAVENENMTEVLAKTADIDIAEMSMLVSVALATHEYALMVGSQILQQSLLSFLK; this is encoded by the coding sequence ATGAGAGTTACCAATAGCTATAAAGTAAGGACTTATTTAAAAAGCCTGAATCAAAATATGGAATATTTAAGCAAGCTTCAGGAGCAGCAGTCGTCTGGGCAAAAGCTCCTCAGGCCTTCGGATGACCCCTTTGGAGTTTCCAGAACCTTAAATATTAGTGATTCCATAACCAGGAACAAGCAGTATGGGGAAAATATAGATGAAGCAATAAACTGGATAAACACATCGGACGAGGCGCTGGATAAAGTAAGCGAATATTTAAAAAGGATATACTCGCAGATCAATGCGGCAGCCAACGGAACAAATTCGGAAACGGAAATGTTTGCATACAAAGCCGAAATACAAGAATGTATAGAAGGTATCGGAGATATGCTCAATGCCAACTACAATGGAAGCTATATTTTTGCGGGGTACAAGACCACCGAAAAGCCCATTGCAGTTGAAAAAAACAGCACCGGAGTAACAGGAAAGCTTTTAAACACCGGAGATCAAAACCTTCTATGCAAGGAAATATCCCCCGGGGTTACCGTAAGCATAAACACAACAGCCTATGATATTTTGCTGACGGCTAACGATTTGGATGAGGCAGATCCCTCTTATGACCCTACTACGGATACTGCCGAGAGCTTGAGCAAAACATTTGAAAAATTGATGGAGGCCATGACGGATCCGGCAAAGAAAGAAAATCTTTCATCGGACAGCCCGGAGTTTTCATTTTTGGATAAGATAACCGCAGCAAGGGACAATATAGCCAGATTGAGAGCACAGATAGGGGCAAAGCAGAACAGGATGGATGCGGCCTCCGCTAAAAACGCAGTAGAAAACGAGAATATGACGGAAGTTTTGGCCAAAACCGCGGATATTGATATTGCCGAGATGTCCATGCTGGTTAGTGTCGCACTGGCCACACACGAATATGCTTTAATGGTTGGTTCTCAAATATTGCAGCAAAGTCTTTTAAGTTTTCTTAAATAG
- a CDS encoding chemotaxis protein CheC: protein MNYKDLTELQLDALREIGNIGAGNAATALSQMIQKRIDMSVPQVDILTIEDIVSKIGSEEEMVIAVVLRVLGDAPGNVMFLLTMESGYRLLELLIGGKVEGELNEYQLSAFQEIGNILTGAYLNSLVKLTGLTMISSVPAVSNDMLYPLMTTAFIESGQYDEYILSIDAKFLEGDKHIDGHFFYIPRPGSLEKLMERLGLM from the coding sequence ATGAATTATAAAGATCTGACTGAACTGCAGCTGGATGCCTTAAGAGAAATTGGGAACATTGGAGCAGGCAACGCTGCGACAGCCCTCTCTCAGATGATACAAAAGAGAATAGACATGTCTGTACCCCAGGTGGATATACTTACTATTGAGGATATTGTATCTAAAATAGGCAGTGAAGAAGAAATGGTAATAGCGGTGGTCTTAAGAGTATTAGGAGATGCACCGGGCAATGTGATGTTTCTTTTGACAATGGAAAGCGGTTACAGGTTACTGGAGCTCTTAATCGGAGGAAAGGTTGAAGGTGAACTAAATGAGTACCAGCTCTCCGCCTTTCAGGAAATAGGAAATATTTTGACGGGAGCTTATTTAAACTCTTTAGTAAAGCTGACAGGGCTTACGATGATATCATCAGTCCCCGCAGTATCCAATGATATGCTGTATCCCTTGATGACTACGGCATTTATTGAGTCAGGGCAATATGATGAATATATACTGTCCATAGATGCTAAATTTTTGGAAGGAGATAAGCATATAGACGGTCACTTCTTTTATATACCCAGACCGGGTTCATTGGAAAAGCTTATGGAAAGATTAGGCCTTATGTAG
- the csrA gene encoding carbon storage regulator CsrA, producing MLVVTRKQNQSLIINGNIEIIIIEARDGSVKIGVEAPRDVKIYRKEIFEEIRDENKSALNTRELDIKELIKKED from the coding sequence ATGCTGGTTGTAACGAGAAAACAAAATCAAAGCCTTATTATAAACGGCAATATTGAAATCATAATAATAGAAGCCAGGGACGGCAGCGTCAAAATAGGAGTCGAGGCTCCAAGAGACGTTAAAATATATAGAAAAGAAATATTCGAGGAAATCAGAGACGAAAATAAGAGCGCTCTTAATACCAGAGAGCTTGATATAAAAGAATTAATCAAAAAAGAGGATTAG
- a CDS encoding chemotaxis protein CheW, with translation MQIVVFQLGEEKYAIETSKVQGIEKMANITKVPRAHQSIKGLINLRGSIISVIDPYEILGISAKERLSENIIIIDIESEILGIIVDKVAEVVEIENHHIKNVSISKGSEDLYIKGTINMGDHLVTLINIEALLNIEV, from the coding sequence ATGCAAATTGTAGTTTTTCAGTTAGGCGAAGAAAAATATGCAATAGAGACTTCCAAGGTACAGGGCATTGAAAAAATGGCCAATATTACCAAGGTACCAAGGGCTCATCAATCTATAAAAGGACTTATAAACTTAAGAGGAAGTATTATTTCGGTTATAGATCCCTATGAAATCCTCGGCATATCGGCCAAAGAAAGGCTGAGCGAAAATATAATAATAATCGATATAGAAAGTGAAATACTAGGTATAATAGTCGATAAAGTAGCTGAAGTTGTGGAAATTGAAAATCATCACATAAAAAACGTATCAATTTCCAAAGGCAGCGAGGATTTATATATAAAAGGAACGATAAATATGGGGGATCATCTTGTAACTTTAATCAACATTGAAGCGTTGCTAAACATCGAGGTATAA
- a CDS encoding flagellar protein FlgN, whose product MELINLLEEEKKCLKDMLDILNEEKAAVISDDMQRLQGAAKKKEELKLKIDDLEITRIQKCGDKTLSEIISLHEGSEKAELETLAADFKDIVKNIQKINDMNRRLINQSLNFVKAAISTAAPSGTSVYGQNGSINKKSTSSAMLDRNI is encoded by the coding sequence ATGGAGCTTATTAACCTTTTAGAAGAAGAAAAAAAGTGTCTTAAAGACATGCTCGATATATTAAATGAAGAAAAAGCCGCCGTCATAAGCGATGACATGCAAAGGCTTCAGGGTGCGGCAAAGAAAAAAGAAGAGCTTAAATTAAAGATAGATGATCTGGAAATCACCCGGATCCAAAAATGCGGCGATAAAACATTGTCAGAAATTATATCTCTCCATGAAGGCAGCGAAAAGGCTGAACTGGAAACATTGGCGGCGGATTTTAAGGATATAGTCAAAAATATACAAAAGATAAATGATATGAACAGGAGACTTATAAATCAATCATTGAATTTTGTTAAAGCGGCCATAAGCACGGCAGCACCGTCCGGTACTAGCGTATACGGCCAGAATGGAAGCATAAATAAGAAATCAACCTCAAGTGCAATGCTTGATAGAAATATATAA